A single region of the Hyalangium gracile genome encodes:
- a CDS encoding response regulator: MARILIIEDEQDLAGLVEYNLRAAGFETETANTGAGGLAKARARMPDLVLLDLMLPDVAGSEVLRMLKSDSELRKVPVVIVSAKGQEADRIQGLEAGADDYVVKPFSVRELMLRVKAVLRRADAEEEPAPQLGAGDIQLDTARHQVRVKGEEVILTALEFRLLRTLLERAGRVQTREVLLSDVWGIQAEIHTRTVDTHIKRLREKLGPSGDIIETIRGVGYKLNPP; the protein is encoded by the coding sequence ATGGCGCGCATCCTGATCATCGAGGACGAGCAGGACCTCGCTGGACTCGTCGAGTACAACCTCCGCGCCGCGGGGTTCGAGACGGAGACGGCGAACACCGGCGCGGGAGGGCTGGCCAAGGCCCGCGCGCGGATGCCGGACCTGGTGCTGCTCGACTTGATGCTCCCGGACGTGGCCGGCAGCGAGGTGCTCCGGATGCTCAAGAGCGACTCGGAGCTGCGCAAGGTGCCGGTGGTCATCGTCAGCGCCAAGGGCCAGGAGGCCGACCGCATCCAGGGGCTCGAGGCGGGCGCGGATGACTACGTGGTGAAGCCCTTCTCCGTCCGGGAGCTGATGCTCCGGGTCAAGGCGGTGCTGCGCCGCGCGGACGCGGAGGAGGAGCCCGCGCCCCAGCTCGGCGCCGGTGACATCCAGCTGGACACGGCGCGCCACCAGGTCCGCGTGAAGGGCGAGGAGGTCATCCTCACCGCGCTGGAGTTCCGCCTGCTGCGCACGCTGCTGGAGCGGGCCGGACGGGTGCAGACGCGCGAGGTGCTCCTCTCGGACGTCTGGGGCATCCAGGCGGAGATCCACACCCGCACCGTGGACACCCACATCAAGCGGCTGCGCGAGAAGCTGGGCCCTTCGGGCGACATCATCGAGACCATCCGGGGCGTGGGCTACAAGCTCAACCCGCCCTGA
- a CDS encoding tetratricopeptide repeat protein, with protein MVVSILVGGLLSPALAFARPVFPEPLLFQLGPTNREIVRAQEQIEQGDFEEAVKTLQAGLDAPDVTDDQLVELYRLLGLASLYLGDEARAREAYERLLQARPDFELPRNAPPKLRQLYARIKEDIKSRRVRPVTLQVDPIPDPTGGEPVVVDARIENMALGAKAKLFFRRAGDEAYSSVDFTRLRGNKEQYQATLPAYELPSEANPYEVEYYFEVADAAQRRLAGRGDSFNPLIFSVMPQPASGTSATASTARPWYKSPWLWVGVGAVVVGGTAAGVAIATSEERGRVPVTIRVNP; from the coding sequence GTGGTGGTCAGCATCCTGGTAGGCGGGCTCCTGAGCCCTGCCCTGGCGTTCGCTCGACCCGTCTTCCCAGAGCCCCTCCTCTTCCAGCTGGGCCCCACCAACCGGGAGATCGTCCGCGCCCAGGAGCAGATCGAGCAGGGGGACTTCGAGGAGGCGGTGAAGACGCTCCAGGCGGGCCTGGATGCGCCCGACGTCACGGATGATCAGCTGGTGGAGCTCTACCGCCTGCTCGGGCTGGCCTCGCTGTACCTGGGGGACGAGGCGCGCGCCCGGGAGGCCTACGAGCGGCTGCTCCAGGCCCGGCCGGACTTCGAGCTGCCCCGCAACGCGCCGCCCAAGCTGCGGCAGCTGTACGCGCGCATCAAGGAGGACATCAAGAGCCGGCGTGTCCGGCCGGTGACGCTGCAGGTGGACCCCATCCCGGACCCCACGGGCGGCGAGCCGGTGGTGGTGGACGCGCGCATCGAGAACATGGCCCTGGGGGCCAAGGCGAAGCTCTTCTTCCGCCGCGCGGGGGACGAGGCCTACAGCTCGGTGGACTTCACGCGCCTGCGAGGCAACAAGGAGCAGTACCAGGCCACCCTGCCCGCCTACGAGCTACCCTCCGAGGCCAACCCCTATGAGGTGGAGTACTACTTCGAGGTGGCGGACGCGGCGCAGCGGCGGCTGGCGGGCCGGGGCGACTCCTTCAACCCGCTCATCTTCTCGGTGATGCCCCAGCCGGCCTCGGGCACGTCCGCGACGGCCAGCACGGCGCGGCCCTGGTACAAGAGCCCCTGGCTCTGGGTGGGCGTGGGCGCCGTCGTCGTCGGAGGCACCGCCGCGGGTGTCGCCATCGCCACCTCCGAGGAGCGCGGTCGCGTCCCCGTCACCATCCGCGTCAATCCATGA
- a CDS encoding YceD family protein — translation MVVKIEQIQEAGLKLDEPIALELLQEVLGGSGQDTGFRATRPSTLHASLRKVSGGVLVQGSFTAHVAAPCKRCLVDVKLELPVSFTLNLVPESLVRGDDILDEDEKDERAQGETGGSFELEDADEEVFDGKTIDLDPIVREQVLLALPMNAVCREDCKGLCAQCGQNLNEKQCGCEQKVIDPRLAPLMNIKLN, via the coding sequence ATGGTCGTAAAGATTGAACAAATTCAAGAAGCGGGGCTGAAGCTCGACGAGCCCATCGCTCTGGAGCTGCTCCAGGAGGTGCTGGGAGGAAGCGGTCAGGATACCGGCTTCCGGGCGACCCGGCCCTCGACGCTCCACGCTTCCCTGCGGAAGGTGAGCGGCGGCGTGCTCGTGCAGGGCAGCTTCACCGCCCACGTGGCCGCTCCCTGCAAGCGGTGCCTGGTGGACGTGAAGCTGGAGCTGCCGGTGTCCTTCACCCTCAACCTGGTGCCCGAGTCGCTCGTCCGGGGCGATGACATCCTGGACGAGGACGAGAAGGACGAGCGCGCCCAGGGCGAGACGGGCGGGTCCTTCGAGTTGGAGGACGCGGACGAAGAAGTCTTCGACGGGAAGACGATCGATCTGGATCCGATCGTGCGTGAGCAGGTATTGCTCGCCCTGCCGATGAACGCGGTCTGTCGTGAGGACTGCAAGGGGCTCTGCGCGCAGTGCGGCCAGAACCTCAACGAGAAGCAGTGTGGCTGCGAGCAGAAGGTCATCGACCCTCGGCTCGCTCCCCTGATGAACATCAAGCTGAACTAG
- the rpmF gene encoding 50S ribosomal protein L32, translating to MGVPKKRTSKMRRDRRRAANNNLRSAVQVIKCSKCKEPVLPHRACAACGNYSGREVIATE from the coding sequence GTGGGAGTTCCCAAGAAGCGGACTTCGAAGATGCGCCGGGATCGCCGTCGCGCGGCCAACAACAACCTGCGCTCTGCCGTGCAGGTCATCAAGTGCTCCAAGTGCAAGGAGCCGGTGCTGCCGCACCGCGCCTGCGCCGCTTGTGGCAACTACAGTGGGCGTGAGGTCATCGCCACCGAGTAG